A DNA window from Bos indicus isolate NIAB-ARS_2022 breed Sahiwal x Tharparkar chromosome 9, NIAB-ARS_B.indTharparkar_mat_pri_1.0, whole genome shotgun sequence contains the following coding sequences:
- the SLC35D3 gene encoding solute carrier family 35 member D3: MRQLCRRGRVLGIAVAIAHGVFSGSLNILLKFLISRYQFSFLTLVQCLTSSTAALSLELLRRLGFIAVPPFGLNLARSFAGVAVLSTLQSSLTLWSLRGLSLPMYVVFKRCLPLVTMLIGVLVLKNGAPSPGVLAAVLITTCGAALAGAGDLTGDPIGYVTGVLAVLVHAAYLVLIQKASADTEHGPLTAQYVIAVSATPLLVVLSFASTDSIHAWTFPGWKDPAMVTIFVACILIGCAMNFTTLHCTYINSAVTTSFVGVVKSIATITVGMVAFSDVEPTSLFIAGVVVNTLGSIIYCAAKFLETRKQINYEDLETQPGGEEAQPSGDQLPFVMEELPAEGGNGGSEGGKAAGGSTQRDGQEARGSPRGVSLMARSSQISDSPEEVGRSSLKDAYLEVWRLVRGAKYVKKDYLIDNEELPSP, encoded by the exons ATGCGACAGCTGTGCCGCCGGGGCCGCGTTCTGGGCATCGCGGTGGCCATCGCGCACGGGGTCTTCTCCGGCTCCCTCAACATCCTGCTTAAGTTCCTCATCAGCCGCTACCAGTTCTCCTTCTTGACCCTGGTGCAGTGCCTGACCAGCTCCACCGCGGCGCTGAGCCTGGAGCTGCTGCGGCGCCTGGGGTTCATCGCGGTGCCCCCCTTCGGCCTGAACCTGGCTCGCTCCTTCGCGGGGGTCGCCGTGCTCTCCACGCTGCAGTCCAGCCTCACGCTTTGGTCCCTGCGCGGCCTCAGCCTACCCATGTACGTGGTCTTCAAGCGCTGCCTGCCCCTGGTCACCATGCTTATCGGCGTCCTGGTGCTCAAGAACGGAGCGCCCTCGCCGGGGGTGCTCGCGGCCGTGCTCATCACCACCTGCGGCGCGGCTCTGGCAG GAGCCGGTGACCTGACCGGCGACCCCATCGGGTACGTCACCGGCGTGCTGGCGGTGCTGGTGCACGCCGCCTATTTGGTGCTCATCCAGAAGGCGAGCGCAGACACGGAGCATGGGCCGCTCACCGCGCAGTACGTCATCGCCGTGTCCGCCACCCCGCTGCTGGTCGTCTTATCCTTTGCCAGCACCGACTCGATCCACGCCTGGACCTTCCCCGGCTGGAAGGACCCGGCCATGGTGACCATCTTCGTGGCGTGCATCCTGATCGGCTGTGCCATGAACTTCACCACGCTGCACTGCACCTACATCAACTCGGCGGTGACCACCAGCTTCGTGGGAGTGGTGAAGAGCATCGCTACCATCACTGTGGGTATGGTGGCCTTCAGCGACGTGGAGCCCACCTCTCTATTCATTGCTGGCGTCGTGGTGAACACCCTGGGCTCCATCATTTACTGTGCGGCCAAATTTTTGGAAACTAGAAAGCAGATCAACTACGAGGACCTGGAAACACAGCCGGGGGGAGAGGAGGCGCAGCCAAGTGGAGATCAGCTGCCATTCGTCATGGAGGAGCTGCCCGCAGAGGGTGGAAATGGCGGGTCGGAAGGTGGGAAGGCAGCAGGTGGCTCCACTCAACGGGATGGGCAAGAGGCTAGGGGCAGCCCCAGAGGGGTCTCGCTGATGGCTAGGAGCTCGCAGATCTCAGACAGCCCTGAAGAAGTGGGCAGGAGTTCATTAAAGGATGCTTACCTCGAAGTGTGGAGGTTAGTTAGGGGAGCCAAGTATGTAAAGAAGGATTATTTGATAGACAATGAGGAGTTACCCAGTCCTTGA